A stretch of Parvimonas micra DNA encodes these proteins:
- a CDS encoding ABC transporter permease, whose translation MSLLKIALFISDTLLFATPLLFTALGGMFTEKAGVTNIGLEGMMTIGAFAGAAVGYFTKSALLGFLAGGIAASLVALIHAIVSITFGADQVVSGIAINFIGPGVALFICSLLFDGAKQTIPVAEGEGKMLKIFDNLTGIDFIDKILGQYVTTYVAIALVILMSIYLYKTKFGLRLIAVGEHPKAAETLNVNVYLYRYFAVIISGLLAGFGGATMSLATVSNFSQSLVSGHGFIALVAVIFGKWKPYGVLGACLFFGAAQELAILLPSLNINIPESILPMVPYISTLLVLIFFVGKSKGPSSAGVPYIKLED comes from the coding sequence ATGAGTTTATTAAAAATAGCTTTATTTATATCTGATACATTATTATTTGCTACTCCATTATTATTTACTGCTTTAGGTGGAATGTTTACTGAAAAAGCAGGTGTTACAAATATCGGATTAGAAGGCATGATGACTATAGGTGCTTTTGCAGGCGCTGCAGTAGGATATTTTACAAAAAGTGCATTATTAGGATTTTTAGCAGGAGGTATCGCAGCATCTCTAGTAGCGCTTATCCACGCAATTGTTAGTATAACATTTGGGGCGGATCAAGTTGTTTCTGGTATTGCTATTAACTTTATTGGACCTGGTGTGGCTTTATTTATATGTTCACTTTTGTTTGATGGAGCAAAACAAACTATTCCTGTTGCCGAAGGTGAAGGAAAAATGTTAAAAATCTTTGATAATTTAACAGGTATTGATTTTATAGATAAAATTCTAGGACAATATGTTACAACTTATGTAGCTATAGCTTTAGTTATATTAATGTCAATTTACTTATATAAAACTAAATTTGGGTTAAGATTAATCGCAGTAGGAGAACATCCTAAAGCTGCAGAAACTCTAAATGTAAATGTTTATTTATATAGATATTTTGCTGTAATAATATCTGGATTGTTAGCTGGTTTTGGCGGCGCAACTATGAGTTTAGCTACTGTATCAAATTTTTCACAGTCTTTAGTTTCTGGACATGGTTTTATAGCATTAGTAGCAGTTATTTTTGGAAAATGGAAACCATATGGTGTTTTGGGAGCATGTTTATTCTTTGGAGCAGCTCAAGAATTAGCAATTTTATTACCAAGTTTGAATATTAATATTCCTGAATCAATTTTGCCAATGGTACCATATATTAGTACATTATTAGTACTCATTTTCTTTGTAGGAAAATCAAAAGGACCATCTTCAGCAGGTGTTCCATATATAAAATTAGAAGATTAA
- a CDS encoding ABC transporter permease — protein sequence MNSRKKILLLLFSVLIGFVVGSIVIMIAGFNPINYYKIMIETTFSRPKFFARTLVDAVPLIIGSIGVSLAFKTGAFNIGAEGQFIIGSLTAAFFGYFLKLPPIIHPIVCIILAALAGMAWGGFAGWIKSKFGVHEVITTIMLNWIALYFSNLVVTFGKFYNETGQTSNDIQSTASIKMFQGLRNSSIPFVKDFFSADINFGIILAIILAFLVYYLLNQTSKGYELKAVGLNPNAAEFGGINVGKNLVLSMGLSGALCAVAGAVKVLGFAGNVARLTVAEGNGFDAMSVALLANSHPIGSIFSGFFFSVLKRGGFRVQQLLGVPYEIVQIIIGIIVLFISMPLVIKIISSKFKKVGGKK from the coding sequence ATGAACAGTAGAAAAAAAATATTATTACTTTTATTCTCTGTATTAATTGGATTTGTTGTAGGATCTATAGTTATTATGATAGCTGGATTTAATCCTATTAATTATTATAAAATAATGATAGAAACTACTTTTTCAAGACCAAAATTTTTTGCTAGGACATTAGTTGACGCAGTTCCATTAATCATAGGAAGTATTGGAGTTTCGCTAGCATTTAAAACTGGAGCCTTTAATATCGGAGCCGAAGGCCAATTTATAATTGGTTCTTTAACAGCTGCATTTTTTGGCTACTTTTTAAAATTACCTCCAATTATTCATCCAATAGTTTGTATTATATTAGCTGCTTTAGCAGGAATGGCTTGGGGTGGATTTGCAGGTTGGATTAAATCAAAGTTTGGTGTTCATGAAGTAATTACAACAATTATGTTAAATTGGATAGCTTTATATTTTTCAAATTTAGTAGTGACATTTGGAAAGTTTTATAATGAAACAGGACAAACTTCAAACGATATACAATCTACAGCAAGTATAAAAATGTTTCAAGGATTAAGAAATTCTTCTATTCCCTTCGTAAAAGATTTCTTTTCTGCTGATATAAATTTTGGAATTATATTGGCAATTATTTTAGCATTTTTAGTTTATTATTTATTAAATCAAACATCAAAAGGATATGAACTAAAAGCAGTTGGATTAAATCCAAATGCTGCAGAATTTGGTGGTATAAACGTTGGTAAGAATCTTGTATTATCAATGGGATTATCAGGTGCACTATGTGCGGTTGCAGGAGCTGTAAAAGTTTTAGGGTTTGCAGGAAATGTTGCAAGATTAACTGTAGCTGAAGGTAATGGTTTTGATGCTATGTCTGTTGCTCTTTTAGCTAACAGTCATCCTATTGGATCAATATTTTCCGGTTTCTTTTTTAGTGTTTTAAAAAGAGGTGGATTTAGGGTTCAACAACTACTTGGAGTTCCTTATGAAATTGTACAAATTATTATAGGTATAATTGTTTTATTTATTTCGATGCCTTTAGTTATAAAAATCATTTCAAGTAAATTTAAGAAAGTTGGAGGTAAAAAGTAA
- a CDS encoding ABC transporter ATP-binding protein, protein MSDCKTNDSIVVMKGITKIFGKNKVLDEVDFELKKGEIHALLGENGAGKTTLMNILYGLYSPNSGEIFINSKRYTNMTPKIAVENGIGMVHQHFMLIEPFSVIQNIVLGTEDTKGLIIDLDKSRKKVLSIIEKYGFNIDLDEKIQDITVGSQQKVEILKALYKGAEIIIFDEPTAVLTPQEIEEFINICNNLRNEGKSIIIITHKLDEIKKMADYCTIIRRGKFIDKVTVADSSQKELAEKMVGREVSFSVNKKDNEIGEVVLDIKDINVLNNRYLPALKGLSLNVRKGEILGIAGVDGNGQSELIEAITGLRKVESGNITILGKDITNKSVYEIIESGISTIPEDRHKHGLVLDFSVSENMILEKRGKAPFSKKGILNFKEIESYTQKMIDKFDIRPNDIHATARGLSGGNQQKVILAREIDNNPDLLIAAQPTRGLDVGAIEIIHKYIVEQRDKGKAVLLISFELDEVMDLSDRIAVIYKGNIVGEKLAKDANENELGLMMAGGVISNEQ, encoded by the coding sequence TTGTCTGATTGCAAAACTAATGACAGCATAGTAGTTATGAAAGGCATCACTAAAATTTTTGGGAAAAATAAAGTTTTAGATGAAGTAGACTTTGAATTAAAAAAGGGAGAAATACATGCTCTTTTGGGAGAAAATGGTGCTGGGAAAACGACCTTAATGAATATACTTTATGGGTTATATTCACCAAATTCTGGAGAAATTTTTATTAATTCCAAACGATATACAAATATGACACCAAAAATAGCCGTTGAGAATGGTATTGGTATGGTTCATCAACATTTTATGTTGATAGAACCATTTAGTGTTATTCAAAATATTGTATTAGGAACTGAGGATACTAAAGGCTTAATTATTGATCTTGATAAATCACGTAAAAAAGTACTTTCTATAATTGAAAAATATGGATTCAATATAGACTTAGATGAAAAAATTCAAGATATTACAGTTGGATCTCAACAAAAAGTTGAAATTTTAAAAGCACTATATAAAGGTGCTGAAATAATTATTTTTGATGAACCTACAGCGGTATTAACTCCACAAGAAATTGAAGAATTTATTAATATCTGTAATAATTTAAGGAATGAAGGAAAGTCTATCATAATAATTACACATAAATTAGATGAAATAAAAAAAATGGCAGATTATTGTACTATTATTCGTCGTGGAAAGTTTATTGATAAAGTTACTGTTGCTGACTCATCACAAAAAGAGTTAGCAGAAAAAATGGTTGGTAGAGAAGTTAGTTTTAGTGTAAATAAGAAAGATAACGAAATAGGTGAAGTTGTATTAGATATCAAAGATATTAATGTTCTTAATAATAGATATTTACCAGCTTTAAAAGGATTGAGCCTAAATGTAAGAAAAGGTGAGATTTTAGGTATTGCTGGAGTTGATGGAAATGGTCAATCAGAACTTATTGAAGCTATTACAGGCCTTAGAAAAGTTGAGTCTGGAAATATTACTATCCTAGGTAAAGATATAACTAATAAATCAGTTTATGAAATTATTGAAAGTGGAATTAGTACAATTCCTGAGGATAGACATAAACATGGTTTAGTATTAGATTTTTCAGTATCAGAAAATATGATTTTAGAAAAAAGAGGTAAAGCTCCTTTTTCTAAAAAAGGTATATTAAATTTTAAAGAGATAGAATCATATACACAAAAAATGATTGATAAATTTGATATAAGACCAAATGATATTCATGCTACAGCTAGAGGACTTTCTGGTGGAAATCAACAAAAAGTAATCTTAGCAAGAGAAATTGATAATAATCCTGATTTGTTGATAGCTGCACAACCTACGAGAGGACTAGATGTTGGAGCTATTGAAATAATCCATAAATATATTGTAGAACAACGTGATAAAGGAAAAGCTGTATTATTAATTTCCTTTGAATTAGACGAAGTAATGGATTTATCTGATAGAATAGCTGTTATCTATAAAGGTAATATTGTTGGGGAAAAATTAGCAAAAGATGCTAACGAAAATGAATTAGGACTTATGATGGCGGGAGGTGTTATTAGTAATGAACAGTAG
- a CDS encoding YigZ family protein, with translation MKNNEAFLSIHSNQSYSFIINKSEFIGHSFYIESVDEAEKYILKIREKYKDATHNCFAYIIGVDKLIQKYSDDGEPSGTAGIPMLEVLRKKDLTNCLVVSTRYFGGILLGAGGLVRAYTKSIVGVLEESKIVKKELFYDLDIVLDYVYWGKIENIIKNLGLDMLNIKYLEKVKINLLIKKENYKLLESIIINETSNNCLIKINGEKYGSVFVD, from the coding sequence ATGAAAAATAACGAAGCATTTTTAAGCATTCATAGTAATCAATCGTATAGTTTCATTATTAATAAATCAGAGTTTATTGGCCATTCTTTCTATATAGAAAGTGTTGATGAGGCTGAAAAATATATTTTAAAAATAAGAGAGAAATATAAAGATGCTACGCATAATTGTTTTGCATATATTATTGGAGTGGATAAGTTAATACAAAAATATTCAGATGATGGTGAGCCATCAGGAACTGCGGGAATTCCAATGCTTGAAGTGCTCCGAAAAAAAGATTTAACTAATTGTTTAGTAGTTTCTACAAGATATTTTGGTGGTATTTTATTAGGCGCAGGTGGCCTTGTTAGAGCATATACAAAATCAATAGTTGGGGTACTAGAAGAGTCAAAAATTGTTAAAAAAGAGCTTTTTTATGATTTGGATATTGTATTAGACTATGTTTATTGGGGGAAAATTGAGAACATTATAAAAAATTTAGGTTTAGATATGCTAAATATAAAGTATCTGGAAAAAGTAAAAATCAATTTATTAATTAAAAAAGAAAATTATAAATTATTAGAAAGTATTATTATTAATGAAACATCAAACAATTGTTTAATTAAGATTAATGGTGAGAAATATGGGTCTGTATTTGTTGATTAG
- the hflX gene encoding GTPase HflX, translating into MNKKVITVTVNIDMDEKTLEDKVNELEKLVEALDGEVVLSLTQNKPYIDKAFYVGKGKVNEIKDYCEKLDAEFVVFNNELTGSQVKNLEEIIGIRVIDRTNLILDIFSERARTKEAKLQVKLAKLKYTLPRLSALRSGFSRQQGGIGGKGIGEQQIELDRRTINREISNITLQLKEIEKNRNEIRKKRINSIEPIISLVGYTNAGKSTLINKLISYGKNENSEIKEVFVKDMLFATLDTFVREGLLLNGSKVMYVDTVGFVSDIPHNLVESFKGTLEEIKYSDLILHVIDISNRNVDEQIKITNDMIKKLECNDKKLIYVFNKVDKITDENIKLEYANIEDKVFISAKSDEDIIVLLNEIEKKLFSSLVKTRLLIPYDSQKILSNILNNYSPKFIEHIANGCFLEVFLKPEDYLIYKGYEVNEK; encoded by the coding sequence ATGAATAAAAAAGTTATTACAGTTACTGTAAATATAGATATGGATGAAAAAACTTTAGAAGATAAAGTTAATGAATTAGAAAAATTAGTTGAAGCTTTAGATGGAGAAGTAGTTTTAAGTTTGACTCAAAATAAGCCATATATCGATAAGGCTTTTTACGTTGGGAAAGGAAAAGTAAATGAAATTAAAGACTATTGCGAAAAATTGGATGCTGAATTTGTAGTTTTTAATAATGAATTGACAGGCTCTCAAGTAAAAAACCTCGAAGAAATTATAGGTATTAGGGTTATTGACAGGACTAATTTAATTTTAGATATTTTTAGCGAAAGAGCAAGAACGAAAGAGGCTAAACTTCAAGTTAAACTTGCAAAACTAAAATATACATTACCAAGATTATCCGCACTTAGAAGTGGCTTTTCTAGACAGCAAGGGGGAATTGGTGGTAAAGGAATTGGCGAACAACAAATTGAATTGGATAGAAGAACTATAAATAGAGAAATATCAAATATCACTTTGCAACTTAAAGAGATTGAGAAAAATAGAAATGAAATTAGAAAAAAGAGAATTAATTCAATAGAACCAATTATTTCTCTTGTTGGATATACAAATGCTGGGAAGTCAACTTTAATAAATAAGTTAATTTCATATGGAAAAAATGAAAATTCTGAAATTAAAGAAGTTTTTGTTAAGGATATGTTGTTTGCTACATTAGATACATTTGTGCGAGAAGGATTACTTTTAAATGGTTCAAAAGTAATGTATGTAGATACTGTAGGTTTTGTTTCTGATATTCCACATAATTTAGTTGAAAGTTTTAAAGGAACACTTGAAGAAATAAAATACTCTGATTTAATTTTACATGTTATTGATATCTCAAATAGAAATGTTGATGAACAAATAAAAATAACAAATGATATGATAAAAAAACTTGAATGTAATGATAAAAAATTAATTTATGTTTTCAATAAAGTAGATAAAATAACTGATGAAAATATTAAATTAGAATATGCAAATATTGAAGATAAAGTTTTTATTAGTGCAAAAAGTGATGAAGATATTATTGTACTTTTAAACGAAATTGAGAAAAAACTATTTTCATCATTAGTAAAAACAAGGCTGTTAATTCCTTATGATAGTCAGAAAATTTTGAGTAATATTTTAAATAATTATTCACCGAAATTTATTGAGCACATTGCAAATGGCTGTTTTTTGGAAGTCTTTTTAAAACCAGAAGATTATTTAATATATAAAGGATATGAAGTAAATGAAAAATAA
- a CDS encoding helix-turn-helix transcriptional regulator — protein sequence MNRKLSEKNNVEKFRVENELSQRELAILIGVSTEMIVSIENGSFIPDVRLALTISTELNRKFGEVFFFENESKIF from the coding sequence ATGAATAGAAAATTATCTGAAAAGAATAATGTTGAAAAATTTAGAGTTGAAAATGAACTTTCTCAAAGAGAATTAGCTATTTTAATAGGTGTTTCAACTGAAATGATAGTTTCAATAGAAAATGGTAGTTTTATTCCAGATGTAAGACTTGCTCTGACCATATCAACAGAATTAAATAGAAAATTTGGAGAAGTTTTCTTCTTTGAAAATGAAAGTAAAATATTTTAA
- the mgtE gene encoding magnesium transporter yields the protein MNLKENSLEKSKNIANELRIALEEKNIFHLRDIIYDTNEVTLANIFEEYFDIKEILFMFKVIKKEKTAEIFAYLPQNMKQQVINGLQDHEIKVMLDYMFTDDISDFLEELPANIVKRVLNSASNQRRSEINMILNFKENSAGSVMSTDYVELDPEITADEALKMIKDKERLAETISYCYITNDQHILLGFVSMKSILLASSNTLISDIMETDVISVECDEDQEEVAKIFTKYDLLVLPIVNDQHRLIGIITIDDVYDIIQEEVTEDLQKMGGITPIEGSYINMSIIEMVKSRITWLLILMISATVSGFILAKNTDLTLKFPSLVIFIPMLMDTAGNAGSQSSAMVVRGIAVDNLSISDFKYVIKTEFLNSLILGAILFTVNMLRILIFMPNISISIAILISGTIYIIITIANLIGGILPLLASTLKQDPASMSGPILTTVCDAISLTVYFALASLFLGGGIYGI from the coding sequence ATGAATTTAAAAGAAAATTCTTTGGAAAAAAGCAAAAATATAGCTAATGAACTACGAATTGCATTAGAAGAAAAAAACATTTTTCATTTAAGAGATATAATTTACGACACGAATGAAGTAACTCTTGCAAATATTTTTGAAGAATATTTTGATATAAAAGAAATTCTATTTATGTTTAAAGTTATAAAAAAAGAAAAAACTGCTGAAATTTTTGCTTATCTTCCTCAAAATATGAAGCAACAAGTAATAAATGGTCTACAAGATCATGAAATAAAAGTTATGTTGGACTATATGTTTACAGATGATATAAGTGATTTTTTAGAAGAACTTCCAGCAAATATTGTTAAAAGAGTCCTAAACTCAGCTTCTAATCAAAGAAGAAGTGAAATTAATATGATTTTAAACTTCAAAGAAAATAGTGCTGGTTCTGTAATGAGTACTGATTATGTTGAACTTGATCCAGAGATTACAGCTGATGAAGCACTAAAAATGATCAAAGATAAAGAGAGACTTGCTGAAACTATTTCTTATTGTTATATAACTAATGATCAACATATACTTTTAGGCTTTGTTTCAATGAAAAGTATATTACTTGCTTCTTCAAATACTCTAATTTCTGATATTATGGAAACAGATGTTATATCTGTAGAATGTGACGAAGATCAAGAAGAAGTAGCAAAAATATTTACTAAATATGATTTATTGGTACTTCCTATTGTAAATGATCAACATAGGTTAATTGGGATTATAACTATTGATGATGTATATGATATTATTCAAGAAGAAGTTACAGAAGACTTACAAAAAATGGGTGGTATTACACCAATAGAAGGATCTTATATAAATATGTCTATAATTGAAATGGTAAAAAGTAGAATAACTTGGCTTTTAATACTTATGATTTCTGCAACAGTATCTGGATTTATTCTTGCTAAAAATACCGACTTAACTTTAAAATTTCCTTCTTTAGTAATTTTTATTCCAATGCTTATGGATACTGCGGGAAATGCTGGAAGTCAATCTAGTGCGATGGTCGTTAGAGGTATTGCTGTAGACAATTTAAGTATTAGTGATTTTAAATATGTAATAAAAACAGAATTTTTAAATTCCTTGATTTTAGGTGCAATATTGTTTACTGTAAATATGTTGAGAATTTTAATTTTTATGCCAAATATTTCTATTTCTATAGCAATCTTAATTTCAGGAACGATTTATATAATTATAACTATTGCAAATTTAATTGGTGGAATTTTACCATTGTTGGCAAGTACTCTTAAACAAGATCCCGCTTCTATGAGTGGACCAATTTTGACTACCGTTTGTGATGCAATATCACTTACTGTATATTTTGCTCTTGCTTCTTTGTTTTTAGGAGGTGGAATTTATGGAATATAA
- the mgtE gene encoding magnesium transporter, which produces MEYNFLEYSKEQLSSLLPELIKEKKVLLIREIFDEYNIVDLSEIFSELELDEAIFVFKILPKDISAELFTYLDPLHQERLISALSSMEVKGILDNMFSDDIIDFLEEMPANVIKYILDNVPSEHRKEINTLLSYEENTAGSVMSTDFVELFEEDTVEEAIKKIKEQAEIAETVNVCFVIDKRRVLVGIVNLRDIIIAKNDKLISEIMDKNIHYVYTNTDQEEVAYLLSKYDLTTICVLNDQNCLIGIVTADDVLDILNEEATEDIHKMSGIVPTDGSYLKTGIKEMVKSRISWLLILMISATFTGYILQYFEDKLSTLAILSASIPIIMSTAGNAGAQSSTMVIRGIAVDDLNIKDFFIVLKKELSVGLLCGLILFITNFIRLYIFGSKSTTFAISFVVSLTIAISLISANLAGGVLPLIAKKLKMDPASAAAPLITTIVDATSLIIYFMLAIAILKI; this is translated from the coding sequence ATGGAATATAACTTTTTAGAATATAGTAAAGAACAATTATCTTCTCTACTTCCTGAATTAATAAAAGAGAAAAAAGTATTATTAATAAGAGAAATTTTTGATGAATATAATATAGTTGATTTAAGTGAAATATTTAGTGAATTAGAACTTGATGAAGCGATTTTTGTTTTTAAAATTTTACCAAAGGATATTTCCGCTGAGTTATTTACTTATTTAGATCCACTACATCAAGAAAGATTAATTTCAGCTCTATCATCTATGGAAGTAAAAGGCATTTTAGATAATATGTTTAGTGATGATATAATAGATTTTCTTGAAGAAATGCCCGCTAATGTTATTAAATATATTTTAGATAATGTACCATCAGAGCACCGAAAAGAGATTAATACTCTTTTAAGTTATGAAGAAAATACAGCTGGGTCAGTAATGAGTACTGACTTTGTTGAACTTTTTGAAGAAGATACAGTTGAAGAAGCAATAAAAAAAATAAAAGAACAAGCTGAAATTGCGGAAACTGTAAATGTCTGCTTTGTTATAGATAAAAGAAGAGTTTTAGTTGGCATAGTAAATTTACGAGATATTATTATTGCAAAAAATGATAAATTGATATCAGAAATAATGGATAAAAATATTCACTATGTTTATACAAATACAGACCAAGAAGAAGTTGCTTATTTATTAAGTAAATATGACCTAACAACTATTTGTGTATTAAATGACCAAAATTGCTTAATTGGAATTGTCACTGCTGATGATGTTTTGGACATTTTAAATGAAGAAGCAACCGAAGATATCCATAAAATGAGTGGTATTGTTCCTACTGATGGATCTTACTTAAAAACAGGAATTAAGGAAATGGTAAAATCAAGAATATCCTGGCTTTTAATTTTAATGATTTCTGCAACTTTTACAGGATATATTTTACAATATTTTGAAGATAAACTTAGTACATTAGCCATCTTATCAGCATCAATTCCTATTATAATGTCAACTGCTGGTAATGCTGGAGCACAAAGTTCAACTATGGTAATTAGAGGAATAGCTGTAGATGATTTAAACATTAAAGATTTTTTTATTGTTCTAAAAAAAGAATTATCTGTTGGGCTACTTTGTGGATTAATATTATTTATTACTAATTTTATTAGATTATATATTTTTGGATCTAAAAGTACAACTTTTGCAATAAGTTTTGTTGTTAGTCTTACCATAGCAATTTCGCTAATTTCTGCAAATTTAGCGGGTGGAGTACTTCCATTAATTGCAAAAAAACTTAAAATGGACCCAGCAAGTGCCGCTGCACCTCTTATAACAACTATTGTAGACGCAACTAGTTTAATAATATATTTTATGCTAGCTATAGCTATTTTAAAAATTTAG
- a CDS encoding XRE family transcriptional regulator: protein MTTGERLKELRQKANLTLQDAGELIGTSKQNLFKYENDIITNIPIDRLLKLAEIYNSSPIEILGWEHYSNSPNSTKASVYNYLPYGVSAGLPDGPNYDVELEKIEISDSVMGPYANDDDILIMHVNGESMNKVIPNGSYIAVKLNYPIYNLEDEDIVVFSENGEYSLKLFFRDGEDIIFRPCSTYHSFTDFKFSKDDEFSILGKVVMYCVNL, encoded by the coding sequence ATGACAACAGGAGAAAGATTAAAAGAACTTAGACAAAAAGCTAATCTTACACTACAAGATGCAGGAGAACTTATTGGCACAAGTAAACAAAATTTATTTAAGTATGAAAATGATATAATAACAAATATTCCGATAGATAGATTATTGAAGTTAGCAGAAATCTATAATTCAAGTCCAATAGAAATTTTAGGATGGGAGCACTATTCAAATTCTCCTAATTCAACAAAGGCATCAGTATATAATTATTTACCTTATGGGGTTTCTGCAGGATTGCCTGATGGTCCTAATTATGATGTTGAACTTGAGAAGATAGAAATAAGTGATTCAGTTATGGGACCTTATGCAAATGACGATGATATTCTCATAATGCATGTTAATGGAGAGAGTATGAATAAAGTGATACCAAATGGAAGTTACATTGCGGTTAAACTAAATTATCCTATTTATAATTTAGAAGATGAAGATATTGTAGTCTTTTCTGAAAATGGGGAATATAGTTTAAAGTTATTTTTCAGAGATGGGGAAGATATAATTTTTAGGCCTTGTTCTACTTATCATTCATTTACAGATTTTAAGTTTTCAAAAGATGATGAATTTAGCATTTTAGGAAAGGTCGTTATGTATTGTGTTAATTTATAG
- a CDS encoding Maf family protein, which produces MNNYDIILASNSQRRKELLKFIYKEFKVIPANIDERNLEHQFLSRTSKDNKSKFSKLCDILSFEKCKDVAKDYKSALIISADTIVYDDMYLFGKPNNYEEAKYMLEYLSGKEHIVQTSVTIYFNNTFSTFLEKSYVSFYDLDEIQKETIESYIKNENPYDKAGGYGIQDGASLLIKHINGDYFNIVGLPISKLNRKLLEIVSQKI; this is translated from the coding sequence ATGAATAATTATGATATTATTTTAGCTAGTAATTCACAAAGGAGAAAAGAGCTTTTAAAATTCATATATAAAGAATTCAAAGTAATTCCTGCTAATATTGATGAGAGAAATTTAGAACATCAGTTTTTAAGTAGGACATCTAAAGATAACAAGTCAAAATTTAGCAAATTATGTGATATACTATCTTTTGAAAAATGTAAAGATGTAGCTAAAGATTACAAGAGTGCTTTAATTATTTCAGCAGATACAATTGTTTATGATGATATGTATTTGTTTGGAAAGCCAAACAATTATGAAGAAGCAAAATATATGTTAGAATATTTATCTGGAAAAGAACATATCGTCCAAACCTCAGTTACAATATACTTTAATAATACTTTCTCAACATTTTTAGAAAAAAGTTATGTATCATTTTATGACTTGGACGAAATTCAAAAAGAAACAATTGAATCATACATTAAAAATGAAAATCCATATGATAAAGCTGGTGGATATGGAATACAAGATGGTGCTAGTCTTTTAATAAAACATATAAATGGTGATTATTTTAATATTGTTGGGCTTCCTATTTCAAAATTAAATAGAAAATTATTAGAAATCGTATCGCAAAAAATCTAG
- the truB gene encoding tRNA pseudouridine(55) synthase TruB, translating into MSFNGIINVYKPKGFTSRDVVNIVRKIYKTKKVGHAGTLDPNATGVLPIAIGNATKIVEYIQSMGKCYVGEMTLGIETDTLDIWGESLNSKEINLDKNQFFAVIKRYDNKTILQTPPMFSALKKDGKRLYEYARLGIEVEREKERLKFILL; encoded by the coding sequence ATGAGTTTTAATGGTATAATAAATGTCTATAAACCAAAAGGATTTACAAGTAGGGATGTAGTAAATATTGTTAGAAAAATATATAAGACCAAAAAGGTCGGACATGCCGGTACACTTGATCCAAATGCAACAGGTGTTTTACCCATAGCTATTGGTAATGCTACAAAGATTGTTGAATATATTCAAAGTATGGGGAAATGTTATGTTGGAGAAATGACTCTGGGAATTGAAACTGATACTTTGGATATTTGGGGTGAAAGTCTTAATTCTAAAGAAATAAATTTAGATAAAAATCAGTTTTTTGCAGTTATAAAAAGATATGATAACAAAACAATTTTGCAAACACCACCAATGTTTTCTGCTTTAAAAAAAGATGGAAAAAGATTATATGAATATGCAAGATTAGGAATTGAAGTAGAAAGAGAAAAAGAGAGGCTGAAATTTATTCTCTTATAA